Proteins encoded in a region of the Diabrotica virgifera virgifera chromosome 4, PGI_DIABVI_V3a genome:
- the LOC114326303 gene encoding troponin C-like: MGDAAELSKEQVALLKNAFDTFDVEKKGSIGTVMIGTILSMLGVQTTEQTLKEIIDEVDEDGSGELEFEEFIILASRFMVEEDAEAMQQELKEAFRLYDKEGNGYITTTTLKEILKELDDKITNEELDMMIEEIDADGSGTVDFDEFMEVMTGGDD; this comes from the exons ATGGGG GACGCGGCAGAACTAAGCAAGGAACAAGTTGCAT TGCTTAAAAATGCCTTTGACACGTTTGACGTCGAGAAAAAGGGCAGCATCGGTACTGTGATGATTGGAACCATCTTAAGTATGCTGGGTGTTCAGACAACGGAGCAAACTCTGAAGGAAATCATTGATGAAGTAGATGAAGACG GATCTGGAGAACTAGAGTTTGAAGAGTTTATTATACTAGCTTCAAGGTTTATGGTTGAAGAAGATGCTGAAGCTATGCAACAAGAACTTAAAGAAGCATTCCGTCTCTACGACAAAGAAG GAAATGGTTATATTACTACTAcaactttaaaagaaattttaaaagAGCTAGATGACAAAATCACCAATGAAGAGTTGGACATGATGATTGAAGAAATTGATGCTGATGgatctggaaccgttgattttgatg AATTTATGGAAGTGATGACAGGCGGTGATGATTAA